The stretch of DNA GACGATCGCCGGTAGATCGTCACGGGTCGCCAGGCGGTGTCCGTAGTTCAACGATCGGCTCCTGTCCGCGCTCCGCGGCTTGTCCGGGATGGCTGGTCTCGGTACCGCTGGCGGATCGCGGTCCTTCGGTAGGGTGCACGAACGTTGCCGGTCGATCTTTACGGGGGAGCTATGCGCGCGCAGTCGGCGCCGCACATCGTGTGGGACTGGAACGGCACGCTGCTCGACGACAACGACGCCGTGGTAGCGGCGGTGAACGAGGTGTGCACGGCGTTCGGCCGGGAGCGCATCGATCTGGAGCACTGGCGGTCCATCTTCAGCCGCCCGCTGGTGCACTGCTACGAGCGGCTGCTCGATCGCACGCTCACCGATGCCGAATGGACGCATCTCGAGGAGCTTTACCACGGGTCCTATCGGGAGCTGCTGCACACCGCTCGACTCGCTTCCGGTGTGCCGGACGTCCTCGCGGAGTGGGGCGAAGCCGGACGTACCCAGTCCTTGCTGTCGATGTGGTTCCACGACGAGCTCGTCGCGCTGGTCACCGAACTCGACCTGCACTCGCTGTTCGAGCGCGTGGACGGGCTGCGCGACGAGGTCGGCGGCGGCGCCAAGGCCGCTCATCTGAAGCGCCACCTCGCCGAACTCGCCCGTGACCCGGCGGAAGTGGTGCTCGTCGGCGACGTGCTCGACGATGCTCAGGCCGCCGCGGAAGCCGGCACCGGCTGCGTGCTGGTCGCGACCGGCGTCATGAGCCGCCGTTCCCTCGAGACGGCCGGAGTCCCGGTCGCCGCGGACATCGCCGAAGCCGTCGCCCACATCACCGCCGAGACGAACCACCTGACGGATCTTGCGGTTGAGCACTCGGCCGACACCGAGGCCGGATGAGCAGGTCACGGCGTCAGAGCAGCGACCCGCAATCGCCGGTACGTGCTCGCACAATCCGGAACGGCTCAGCGGCGGAGCGCCGTCCGCCGCTGAGCCCCGTGCACCACGCTGTGCACTGTCCCTGTCAGGCCGGTCCCAGCGCGGCCGCCTGCCGCGCCAGTGCCTCGACCTGGCCCCACTGGCCCGCGGCCAGCAGTGATTTCGGGGCGAGCCACGATCCGCCGACGCAGCCGACGTTGGGCAGCGCGAGGTAGCGCGCGGCGTTGTCGGCGTCGATCCCGCCGGTGGGGCAGAACCGCAGGTGCGGCAGCGGTCCGGCGATGGACTTCAGGTATGGCACGCCGCCGCTGGGTTCTGCGGGGAAGAACTTCATCGCCGTCGCGCCCCGTGCGGCCAGCCGCATCGCCTCGGACACGGTGCTGATCCCGGCGAGGTAGGGCAGGCCGGTGGCTTCGATGTCGTCGAGCAGTTCGTCGGTCGCCCCGGGAGTGACGATGTAGCGGGCCCCGGCTTGGCGCGCCTTGTCGGCCTGCCCGGGTTCGGTGATGGTGCCCGCGCCGATGACGATCTCCGGGACTTCCGCCGCGAGCCGTTCGATGGCGGGCAACCCCGCGGGGGTGCGCAGGGTGATTTCGATGGTTTTGATGCCGCCGCGCAGCAACGCTTGGCCCAGCGGCGCCGCGTGCGCGGCGTCGTCCAGCGCAACGACGGGGACCACGGGGCTGAGGTCGAGCACCTCGGAGGCGGTGTTCACGGGATCACTTCCGCTCGGGTTCAACGGGATCACTTCCGTTCAGGCGTGCAGATCGCTGGGCGCCGTGCGGCGGTGCGACCCGAACACGCTAGCGCCCTGGTCGGCGCGGCCGACCGAGCCGCGGAACGCCGTGAACAACTCGCGACCCGTGCCGTGCTGCATCGCAGGCACCCCGGCCGCGGGTTCGCGGGCGGCGAGCTCGGCGTCGGGGACCAGCACTTCCAGGGTTCCGTGCTCGGCATCGAGCCGGACCATGTCGCCGTCGCGCACCCGGGCGAGCGGCCCGCCCGCGGTGGCCTCCGGGGTGAGCTGGATGGCCGCGGGGATCTTGCCGGAGGCTCCCGACATCCGCCCGTCGGTGACCAGCGCGACCTGGTGCCCGCGGTCCATCAGCACGCCAAGCGAGGGGGTGAGCCCGTGCAGCTCGGGCATCCCGTTGGCCTGCGGTCCCTGGTTGCGGATGACGACCACGACGTCCTGGTCCAGCTCGCCGGATTTGAACAGCGCGGTGAAATCGTGCTGGTCGTCGAAGACCCGCGCGGGTGCGGTGACCACGCGGTGCTCGGGTTTCACCGCGGAGACCTTGATGACCGAGCGGCCGAGGTTGCCGTCCAGCACCCGCAGCCCGCCGTCCGGCGCGAACGGTTCGTGCACGCCGCGCAGCACCTCGGGGTCGAGGCTTTCGACCGGGGCGTCGCGCCACACCAGTTCACCGTCTTCGAGGAACGGCTGCTGCCGGTAGCGGTCCAAGCCGAACCCGGCGACGGTGCGCACGTCCGGGTGCAGCAAGCCCGCGTCGAGCAGCTGGCCGACCAGGGTCTGCACGCCTCCGGCGGCGGCGAAGTGGTTGATGTCCGCCGAACCGTTCGGGTAGACCTTCGACAGCGAGGGCACCACCGCGGACAGCTCGGCGAAGTCGTCCCAGGTCAGTTCGATGCCCGCGGCCGCGGCGATGGCCACCAGGTGCAGCGTGTGGTTCGTCGAACCGCCCGTGGCCAGCAGCGCGATGACTCCGTTGACCAGTGCTTTCTCGTCGAGCAGCTCGCCGATCGCGGTGCGTTCGGGACCGCTCGAGATCTCCACGACCCGCTGCGAGGCCTTTTCGGTTAGGGCCTGCCGCAGCGGTGTGCCGGGTGCGACGAAGCTGGAACCCGGCAGGTGCAGGCCCATCACCTCGACGACCAGCTGGTTCGAGTTGGCGGTGCCGTAGAAGGTGCAGGTGCCGGGGGAGTGGTACGAGGCCGACTCGGCTTCCAGCAGGTCCTCGCGGGTGGCCTTGCCCTCGGCGAACAGCTGGCGGATGCGGCTCTTCTCCGCGTTGGGCAGGCCGGAGGGCATCGGCCCGGCGGGCACCAGGATCGTGGGCAGGTGGCCGAAGGCCAACGCTCCGATCAGCAGCCCGGGCACGATCTTGTCGCACACCCCGAGCAGCAGCGCGCCGTCGAACATCTCGTGCGAGAGCGCGACGCCGGTGGCCATCGCGATCACGTCGCGGGAGAACAGCGACAGCTCCATGCCGGTGCGGCCCTGGGTGATCCCGTCGCACATCGCGGGCACGCCACCGGCGAACTGCGCGACGCCGCCCGCCTGCCGCACCGCGTCCTTGATCCACTCTGGGAACTCCGCGTACGGCTGGTGCGCGGAGAGCATGTCGTTGTAGGCGGACACGATCGCCACGCCGGGTTTGCGCTCGCCGCGCACGGCGATGCGGTCGGCGCCGCTGCAGCCTGCGAAACCGTGCGCGAGGTTGCTGCACGGCATTCCGGCGCGCACCGGCCCGTCGGCGGCGGCGTTGCCGATGCGTTCGAGGTAGGCGCGGCGGGTGGTCTCGCTGCGGTTCGCGATGCGTTCGGTCACCTGCCGCACGACGGGATGGATGGGCGTTCGCGTCGCCATTCCTCGCCTCCTGACGCAAATGGTGCTGGCTGCGCACGAGGGCGACGACGCTGGCGCCTCTGATCTCCGTGACGGCAGCCACAGTAGCGGCTGTGACGCGGAAATCAAAACCGATACAGAACCCGATTGCGAGTGTTAACGGCGGATGTACGGCCGATGACGTGCCGCCGTACGGTGCGCGGCCAATGGCCTGACCAGCGAAGACCGGATGGCGGTGGGGAGTGTCCGGACGTCGTGTGCGGATCAGCGGAGTCGGCAGGCCGTTGCTCGTGTTCGCAGCCGAAGGCCGCGGCGCGCGGCAACGGCCGCGGACGTCGAACGGTTGCCGCCGGTTGACCCTGACCGCGCTGAGACGGTCCCAGTGGTCTCGGGAACCACTTGGACATGTTCCGCGAGACGTTCGGCATCGCCAATTCTTGATGCTGACAGGAAACCGTCGAGAGGCAGTTTTTCGCCCATTCCGCGACGGCCGGTGAACCGCGCCTGACCGAACCGCCGGGGCGTGCTGGCAGGATGGGGCGCATGCGCACGGGTGTGGCGGTGTTGGTGTTGGCGATCGGAATGCTCGCCGGATGCTCCGGGCAAGGCGGCGGCGTCAATCAGGGAACTGGGCACGATCAGGGCGAAACCGGTCAGGCGAGTGCACCGCCCCCGGCGGCGCGTCCGTCGCCGCAAGCCCCCGCCCCCGTCCCTTCGCCCGGCGGCGTCCAGCTGGACACCTCGCCGACGCTGGAGCAGATCCGGACGCGCGGCAAACTCCTCGTGGGCCTGCGCGCGGACGCTCGGCAGTTCGCCGCGCGCGACGGTGCGGGCGGATACCGCGGCTTCGACGTGGAGATCGCGCGCCGCATCGCACAAGAGCTCGGACTGGACCCCGCCACCCAGGTCTCCTTCCGCATGCTGCCGGCCACCCTGCAATCCGAGGCGCTCGCAGGCGGCAGCGTGGACCTGCAGATCGGCGGCGTCGACCCGGCCCGGCAGGGCGTCTCCGCGGTCGGTCCGTACGCGGTCACCGACGGCGGACAGCAGTTCGTCGGCCTCAAGTCCGGCGACGACGTGCTGCGCGACCAGATCGACGCGGCCCTGCGCACCGCGGTAGCGGACGGCAGCTGGCAGCGCGCCTACGACGCGACGCTCGCGCCCGAAGGGGTGCAGGCGACTCCGGGCTGAGCCGGCTCACTCGACGCCTTCGACCACCGGGGCGCCCTTGCGGCCGCGGCCGACGCGTCGCTCGGTGGCCACCGCGACTCGGCTCAGCGCGTAGTTGATCAGCACGAACACCACTCCGATCACGAAGTAGGTCTGGATCGGATTGTTCAGGTTCTGGATCACGATCTGGCCCTGCCGCACCAGATCGACGTAGGAGATGATGAAGCCCAGCGAGGTGTCCTTCAGGATCACCACCAGCTGGCTGATCAGCGCCGGAAGCATCGCCCGGAAAGCTTGCGGCAGCAGCACCGTGGTGAGCACCTGCGATCTCCGCAGTCCGATCGCATAAGCGGCTTCGCTCTGCCCGCGCGGCAGCGCGAGGATCCCGGCCCGCACGATCTCGGCGATGATCACCGAGTTGTACGCGGTCAACCCGATCACCAGGTACCACAGCAGCGGCAGGTCCACGCCGAGCGAAGGCAGCACGCGGCTGGCGTAGTAGATCGCGATGACCACCGGAACGCCGCGCAGCAGTTCCACCACGCCGACCACGGCCCACCGGTACCAAGCCGCCGCGGTCAACCGCGTCACGGCCAGCAGCGTCCCGATGATCAGTGCGAACAGCATGGCCAGCACCGCGGCCAGCAAGGTGTTGGCCAGTCCCG from Saccharopolyspora sp. SCSIO 74807 encodes:
- a CDS encoding amino acid ABC transporter permease — translated: MTNSVLYEAPGPVARRRSMLASAGVGVLLLAVLVWVLVALGTRGQLTVQKWGPLIDPTNDTFAPLWSLLGAGLANTLLAAVLAMLFALIIGTLLAVTRLTAAAWYRWAVVGVVELLRGVPVVIAIYYASRVLPSLGVDLPLLWYLVIGLTAYNSVIIAEIVRAGILALPRGQSEAAYAIGLRRSQVLTTVLLPQAFRAMLPALISQLVVILKDTSLGFIISYVDLVRQGQIVIQNLNNPIQTYFVIGVVFVLINYALSRVAVATERRVGRGRKGAPVVEGVE
- the edd gene encoding phosphogluconate dehydratase; translation: MATRTPIHPVVRQVTERIANRSETTRRAYLERIGNAAADGPVRAGMPCSNLAHGFAGCSGADRIAVRGERKPGVAIVSAYNDMLSAHQPYAEFPEWIKDAVRQAGGVAQFAGGVPAMCDGITQGRTGMELSLFSRDVIAMATGVALSHEMFDGALLLGVCDKIVPGLLIGALAFGHLPTILVPAGPMPSGLPNAEKSRIRQLFAEGKATREDLLEAESASYHSPGTCTFYGTANSNQLVVEVMGLHLPGSSFVAPGTPLRQALTEKASQRVVEISSGPERTAIGELLDEKALVNGVIALLATGGSTNHTLHLVAIAAAAGIELTWDDFAELSAVVPSLSKVYPNGSADINHFAAAGGVQTLVGQLLDAGLLHPDVRTVAGFGLDRYRQQPFLEDGELVWRDAPVESLDPEVLRGVHEPFAPDGGLRVLDGNLGRSVIKVSAVKPEHRVVTAPARVFDDQHDFTALFKSGELDQDVVVVIRNQGPQANGMPELHGLTPSLGVLMDRGHQVALVTDGRMSGASGKIPAAIQLTPEATAGGPLARVRDGDMVRLDAEHGTLEVLVPDAELAAREPAAGVPAMQHGTGRELFTAFRGSVGRADQGASVFGSHRRTAPSDLHA
- a CDS encoding transporter substrate-binding domain-containing protein, translated to MRTGVAVLVLAIGMLAGCSGQGGGVNQGTGHDQGETGQASAPPPAARPSPQAPAPVPSPGGVQLDTSPTLEQIRTRGKLLVGLRADARQFAARDGAGGYRGFDVEIARRIAQELGLDPATQVSFRMLPATLQSEALAGGSVDLQIGGVDPARQGVSAVGPYAVTDGGQQFVGLKSGDDVLRDQIDAALRTAVADGSWQRAYDATLAPEGVQATPG
- the eda gene encoding bifunctional 4-hydroxy-2-oxoglutarate aldolase/2-dehydro-3-deoxy-phosphogluconate aldolase; its protein translation is MNTASEVLDLSPVVPVVALDDAAHAAPLGQALLRGGIKTIEITLRTPAGLPAIERLAAEVPEIVIGAGTITEPGQADKARQAGARYIVTPGATDELLDDIEATGLPYLAGISTVSEAMRLAARGATAMKFFPAEPSGGVPYLKSIAGPLPHLRFCPTGGIDADNAARYLALPNVGCVGGSWLAPKSLLAAGQWGQVEALARQAAALGPA
- a CDS encoding HAD family hydrolase, with product MRAQSAPHIVWDWNGTLLDDNDAVVAAVNEVCTAFGRERIDLEHWRSIFSRPLVHCYERLLDRTLTDAEWTHLEELYHGSYRELLHTARLASGVPDVLAEWGEAGRTQSLLSMWFHDELVALVTELDLHSLFERVDGLRDEVGGGAKAAHLKRHLAELARDPAEVVLVGDVLDDAQAAAEAGTGCVLVATGVMSRRSLETAGVPVAADIAEAVAHITAETNHLTDLAVEHSADTEAG